Proteins encoded together in one bacterium window:
- the ispG gene encoding flavodoxin-dependent (E)-4-hydroxy-3-methylbut-2-enyl-diphosphate synthase encodes MVFRTMMNRRETRRIRVGGVPVGGAAPVSVQSMTNTDTRNVRATLAQIRSLAREGCEIARVAVPDAKAAEAFRKIRAGSPIPVIADIHFDHRLAIACADAGADCLRINPGNIGGEKNTNEVLRAARANRIPVRIGVNAGSVEKDLLARHGGPTPKALVASAARCLEICGKARFTALKFSLKASDAVTTIEAYRLFSRRYDFPLHIGVTEAGTIFSGTIKSSVGIGVLLSEGIGDTLRVSLTGPPEEEVRVGWEILKSLGLRRRGPEFISCPTCGRVSIDIVKIATEVERRLSHLTVPLKVAVMGCAVNGPGEAREADVGVAGGKGEGLIFLKGEIVKKVRESEIAAEVVRIAERLAAEKRRGE; translated from the coding sequence ATGGTATTCCGCACGATGATGAATCGCAGGGAAACCCGCCGCATACGTGTCGGTGGCGTGCCGGTGGGCGGCGCCGCGCCCGTCTCCGTCCAGAGCATGACGAACACCGATACCCGGAATGTCCGGGCGACCCTGGCGCAGATACGCTCGCTCGCCCGGGAGGGGTGCGAGATCGCGCGAGTCGCCGTCCCCGACGCGAAGGCGGCGGAGGCGTTCAGGAAGATCCGCGCCGGTTCGCCGATCCCGGTCATCGCCGACATCCACTTCGACCATCGGCTGGCGATCGCCTGCGCCGACGCCGGCGCGGATTGCCTGCGGATCAACCCCGGGAACATCGGCGGGGAGAAGAACACGAACGAGGTCTTGAGGGCGGCGCGGGCGAACCGGATCCCGGTGCGGATCGGCGTCAACGCGGGGTCGGTCGAAAAGGACCTGCTTGCCAGGCACGGGGGTCCGACGCCGAAAGCGCTCGTGGCGAGCGCCGCGCGGTGCCTGGAGATCTGCGGGAAGGCGCGCTTCACGGCGCTCAAATTCTCCCTCAAGGCGTCCGACGCGGTCACCACGATCGAGGCGTACCGCCTCTTCTCCCGCCGATACGATTTTCCGCTGCACATAGGGGTCACGGAGGCGGGTACGATCTTCTCGGGAACGATCAAGTCGTCCGTCGGGATCGGCGTCCTTCTCTCGGAGGGGATCGGCGACACGCTGCGGGTATCGCTCACGGGGCCTCCGGAGGAAGAAGTCCGCGTCGGATGGGAGATCCTGAAAAGCCTCGGGCTGCGCCGTCGCGGGCCGGAATTCATCTCGTGCCCCACCTGCGGGAGGGTGTCGATCGACATCGTGAAGATCGCGACGGAGGTGGAACGGCGGCTGTCGCACTTGACGGTCCCCCTGAAAGTGGCCGTAATGGGGTGCGCCGTCAACGGCCCCGGCGAGGCGCGCGAGGCCGACGTGGGCGTGGCGGGAGGAAAGGGCGAAGGGCTCATCTTCCTGAAGGGCGAAATCGTGAAAAAGGTGAGGGAGAGCGAGATAGCGGCCGAGGTCGTCCGCATCGCGGAGCGGTTGGCAGCCGAAAAAAGGAGAGGCGAGTGA
- a CDS encoding proline--tRNA ligase: MRYSRYLMTTTKETPSDAEVVSHRLMLRAGLLRKVASGIYNYMPAGLRVLRKVERILREEMDGAGALEVLMPAVVPSELWKESGRWDAYGKELLRFKDRADREFCLGPTHEEVVTDLVRREVRSYRQLPLTLYQIQDKFRDEIRPRFGLMRGREFFMKDAYSFDADEEGAAESYRKMYDAYRRIFRRMGLDFRAVEADTGSIGGSSSHEFMVIAESGEDAIVSCASCSYGANVEKAECPPSAQAAAPMGTGTAREGAPRKVATPGKRTIEEVSAFLSIEPATLIKTLLFETSVGDVAVLVSGSHEVNEIKVKNHLGAEWIRLASEEHVREMTGAPSGFAGPVGLSVRTIADHSVRSIASGATGANEKDLHLVEVVPGRDFVPEGYADLRVVREGDPCPRCGGTLRFSRGIEVGHVFRLGTKYSEAMRAVYLDEGGRERVAVMGCYGIGVGRTAAAAIEQNHDDDGIVWPISIAPFEIAVIPVNMKQADVVAAAERAAADLDARGAEVFFDDREERPGIKFKDADLTGIPVRITFGEKNVTAGFGEIRDRKTGETIRVPLSELADAAIALVERKKAECAP, encoded by the coding sequence ATCCGGTATTCCCGATATCTGATGACGACCACCAAGGAGACGCCGTCCGACGCGGAGGTCGTCAGCCACCGGCTGATGCTGCGCGCCGGTCTCCTCCGGAAAGTGGCTTCCGGGATCTACAACTACATGCCCGCCGGGCTGCGCGTGCTGCGCAAGGTTGAGCGGATCCTGCGGGAGGAGATGGACGGGGCGGGGGCGCTGGAGGTGCTGATGCCCGCCGTGGTGCCGTCCGAGCTCTGGAAGGAAAGCGGCCGGTGGGACGCCTACGGGAAGGAGTTGCTCCGATTCAAGGACCGGGCGGACCGGGAGTTCTGCCTCGGCCCCACCCACGAGGAGGTGGTCACCGACCTCGTGCGGCGGGAAGTCCGGTCGTACCGGCAGCTGCCGCTCACCCTCTACCAGATCCAGGACAAGTTCCGCGACGAGATCCGCCCCCGCTTCGGGCTGATGCGCGGCAGGGAGTTCTTCATGAAGGATGCCTACTCGTTCGACGCGGACGAGGAGGGGGCGGCGGAGTCGTACCGGAAGATGTACGACGCCTATCGCCGAATCTTCCGGAGGATGGGGCTCGACTTCCGCGCCGTCGAGGCGGACACCGGGAGCATCGGCGGCTCGAGCTCGCACGAGTTCATGGTGATCGCCGAATCCGGCGAGGATGCGATCGTCTCCTGCGCCTCCTGTTCCTACGGGGCGAACGTCGAGAAGGCGGAGTGTCCGCCCTCCGCGCAGGCGGCCGCACCGATGGGAACGGGAACTGCGAGGGAGGGCGCACCCCGCAAGGTCGCCACCCCCGGCAAGCGGACGATCGAGGAGGTGTCGGCCTTCCTCTCGATCGAACCCGCGACGCTCATCAAGACGCTCCTGTTCGAGACATCCGTCGGGGACGTGGCGGTCCTCGTTTCCGGGTCCCACGAGGTGAACGAGATCAAGGTGAAGAACCACCTCGGCGCGGAGTGGATCCGCCTGGCGTCGGAGGAACACGTGCGGGAGATGACCGGCGCGCCGTCGGGGTTCGCGGGGCCCGTCGGGCTCTCCGTGCGGACGATCGCGGACCACTCGGTGCGGTCGATCGCCTCGGGGGCCACCGGCGCGAACGAGAAGGACCTCCACCTGGTCGAAGTCGTCCCCGGGAGGGATTTCGTCCCGGAAGGGTACGCGGACCTGCGGGTGGTGCGAGAGGGTGACCCGTGCCCCCGGTGCGGCGGAACGCTGCGGTTCTCGCGCGGGATCGAGGTGGGGCACGTCTTCCGGCTCGGCACGAAGTACAGCGAGGCGATGCGGGCGGTCTACCTGGACGAGGGCGGCAGGGAGCGTGTGGCCGTGATGGGGTGCTACGGCATCGGCGTCGGGCGAACCGCGGCGGCGGCGATCGAGCAGAACCACGACGACGACGGGATCGTCTGGCCGATCTCGATCGCCCCGTTCGAGATCGCCGTCATCCCCGTGAACATGAAGCAGGCCGATGTCGTGGCGGCCGCGGAGCGCGCGGCGGCGGATCTCGACGCGCGCGGGGCGGAGGTCTTTTTCGACGACCGGGAAGAGCGCCCCGGGATCAAGTTCAAGGACGCGGACCTGACGGGGATCCCCGTGCGCATAACCTTCGGAGAAAAGAACGTGACGGCCGGGTTCGGCGAGATCCGCGACCGGAAGACGGGGGAGACGATCCGGGTCCCGCTGTCGGAACTCGCGGACGCGGCGATCGCCCTCGTGGAGCGCAAGAAGGCGGAGTGCGCGCCATGA